ATGTAAATTTCAGAAAGCCATGTGTGAAAACGGAGCAAAATACATAGAAAACACAAAGGAAATGCACAGAAGACTCCATCCTGTGTCACACAAATAAAGAAGGGCCCACGAGTTAGAGCAAACCGACATATCTCAGAGCAAATCACCGAGGATCAGAGCAAGGACCCACCTGCCAGCCTACCACGCAAAGGTGGTGGGGGCCCACCAGGGGCCGGCCGACCCCTGGGTTGGCCGAACCTGGACGGGTTCCCGTCCCCCTCAGCTTTGGCGGGAAGCCTCCCACCACCATCCTAAATGCGGTTCCAAGTGTTTCCATGTAAATCACCTCGGGAACTGACCTATCCAACCTATAAAAGGTGGGGAGGAGACCCTCTCAACACACACCAAGATacaagtgaagaagaagaaatgtAGAGGGACTCCATCTTGAGCCTACTTGTAGGATTAGGATAGGGAGTGTGGAGAAGAGCCGGACGTGTCAGCCTCTCTTCTACCTTGTACCTCGTCGGATGTGAATCATTTAAGTAAGTATCTAAGTTGATCTATAGTGGTAAAGTTCTTGATAAATTTATTCTCTTGTTGTTATTAGTTTACGGGTTCATCGTCTGTTCCTGTAGCGGATACTCTAGTAGAGGGCCCCTGATAAAGATGGGTAAACCCTGTACGACGCTAGAGTAGTAATCAACAGCATATACGTGATGTCTAGGATCTAGATTACCTCCGTTTGCTGCGAGCCCCACGGTGTTGCGGGGTTgccggcaggtggtgacagccctgttcgTCCATCCCGCTTCCGCGTGTCTTATTAAATCCCCACGTTTGGGTTCGGAGTAGAGCTAATGACTGGAGGGTCCTGGCAGACCAGGGTCAGACCGGTGCCTGAAGTAAGTAGCTGTGTCTATCCTTCCTTGATCCTTTAGACAAACCACACTACCTAGGCCATCCTATCTCCTGTTCTTCGGTGTAAACTAGCTAGAAGACCGTTGCACCTCAGTTCCCTAAGAAAATATGATACCTTGAATACTCTCCGGGTgaaatgctacaacggtatatCCGTGCACTTGCGGATTCATTCGTGAATGTTAAAAAataccaacaagcatttctggTGCCGTTGCCGGGGAACGGTTGTTGTATCTTTCTTCGAACTTAGTTCACCCTCGtatctttttctaaaaaaaatccTAGCTTTTGTTTAACCTCTACCTTCACCCTGCTACCAAGTTTACCCTCGTATCTTTTTGCTTTTCTTTATCTCTACCTTGAACCCCACTATCCATGAAAGGTTATCCTCGTACACACCTTTTGACCCTACGGGGTGAGTCTTTACAGCCTTCCTTTCTGGAACCCAATTCCTCATCCGGGTACAAGATTCATCCCTCACTCATAGTGCTAGTTCAGGAAATTTCCTTCTCGAGGTTAAGCTATAAGAACGAACCCAACCATCACCTCAAGAGGAGGAATCGCTAGACACAGCGTGATCTTGTTCCTCTGCTCTTACGCAGATTTGCCCAGTCCTGTCCAAACCCGAGCCCGTGTTGCTTTAACACTTTTGGTTTGGACTTTCTGATCACGCTGGCCTACAGCCTGACGCCCTCTCCGAAGGCTCATTTTTGCTTAAGGATCTGACTGAAAGGAAGGAAATCTTGGATCATATCCAAGAAACTACTCCCCTCATCGATTTGCATAATGATCCACCGTTAGGAGGAGAGCGCATTGAGCAACTGAGGACTATCGTCAGCAGAATTCAAGCTTTCATCTCGATTACATCTAAATTTCTGCTGAAGGTACCTTTTCTGAACATCAGGAATCTTGGGGAAAGAGCACTTTGCGCGAATCGTACCCCCCAGAATCCCTTATGGTGCTATCTTCTAAATTTTCCTTAAGACCATGTCTCGAGGGAGGTTGAGGAAGGAGTGGTAGGAAGAAGAGGATCATTCTTTATGACTTGTCCATTTCAACCATAATTTCTTGGAAGAGGTACCGTAAGAAAGCCCATCATATTCTCGTGTCAAGGTAACATCCAATGTGTTCCGTTTTCACCCAGGAATATACTTTGATATTGACCATCGTATCATAGTCCGTAGGACTCATCTTTTTGGTCAAGGGATCATAGGGGCCAAGCTGATCGAATCAAGTGAACCAAACTCACATTCTTGTCCTCGGTTACCAATTGATGCCAATCAAATCAAGTGATTCAAAACTCAGATCTTATTCCTTGATTTCGATTGATGCCCAATAGAAGTTACAATCACATTTCATATCATTTGGACTTCTATTGGAAGCTTAGGATGGATTGCTTTGCCGGCACATTCATCTTTGATGAAACGCAAGGCTTTCCACCTAAGGAGGGGATGAGTTGAAAGAAACTCATTTCCCTCGTGACCTGAACTTAGAATCTTTCCTATGGCCCATAGAGTTACACAGCCTCTTTTACTATGGGGTCATGAATGTTCTTGAGTTGCTCTATCCGGAGACCAAACCACCCACTCCATGAGCATGAAGTTCCCTTCTGAttttgttgtcggtcaaaacccaccggcgtgcagcgataggcaacacgaggagccgggaggctcccgggactgctggtgggccccggtccctaggtcaacggcccaggatttGGCACCCGACCTTGCGTCTAGgtttgctaggcatgccacctgacctatacctgatcaggaaggtgtagatatggtttcagttagtttcctgcgtGCACAAACAcatttaaacattagtccgagccgcaaTAGGCTTatcgggtgatccccgatatcggctgtaaagagccaattgtctcccagtatcagatcggatctatatatATAAACAAAGTACATATATATGAcactaatataaacttgctctacAATCAATAAGCTGATTCAATCTACTACGGTTAAATCTTTCACCGCATAACCGGgacatcctacgcgtagttaagcctaacaaatacgaaagataatAGAACAgtaacctaaacagaggcctaaaaaccaacagaaagccaattcccggaacaatccctctttagattaatataaagcatcaaacgtattaccggatcatttaactcatttgaagggcctaatcatgcagatattaagctaaatctttgatgaacaaagactaaccataacagatcggatctgcTAATCGAAATAGAGCAAGACGCTGCCCTCGCATCGAGAGTTGTCTGTGAATGGTTGTTGTTCCATCCTTTTcattcgtagtctagggtacatatttatagtccggagacttgcctctcctaaccaatcctagcTGACTACGATACAAATCCTGGCTATCTttatctaaactaacttaaacgcacacacctatctagatacatggccaatctggcattaaaccgcccgcgcaggagccgattcgcaagcccattacaattaccctttgagcccatcttgcttgcggcccaccttctgggccagctaaattatggcgataacacatgcccccctggtttcggcaataattattccgaaaccattttttCTCTTTCCATCACCTCACCTCTTCGAtttccaaaatccgtacacgcGTGCCGCTTCCACTTCCACGGGATGTGACTACCCTGCATCTAAGTCCTTGGAAACCGTCACagtgccgattcatattccgCTCCTGCCTTTATAAGCCTGCCCTTAGTAGATTTCTTTTTCACCCATCTCCTTCCTTCAAccattagcaaccgcaccaGTACGCCCCTCTTTCTTCCGTAATGGCTTCCTCATCCTCTGCTTCTTCCGTCATTTCCATTGAATCTGAGTCCACTCGAGAGGTGACTCTGGAGTATGATCCCATCGCTGCCTATgaggcctgcgctcctctgcactaggatgcagaggagtgggattgCCAAGCTTGGGCAGAGGATGATGGATCCCTGACCAACAGCGAagacctccagctcctccttggaGAGGAACTGGATgaagacgatgatgatgacatgtCCTGGGAGTGGGACTTCTCCACCTCGGAGGAAGAAGTTGATGACGCATCAACCGAGAACGACTCGGCTGCAGGGGGCTTTAGCGGTGATGGCGGCGGAGATGATAGCAGCATCGACGATGACAGCAGCGACGATGACAGCGACATTGGTGCAGCccctccgatcaagcgccgTAAGGTCTTaggcacctactggtggtagaccaAAGGATTAGTATTAACTGCCATGTACTAAGCTGATAGATCGgctttaggagcaatcggctccccttttgtaatggTTTTCCATATGAATGAAATCTTTCATTTTAGTCAACAACTGTCAAGAAGCCGATTTCccgggagccgatggcaacgcatcggtccttTCCCTCAAAGTGCCGATCCTGATCTGAGTCGATCCCTGAACCAATTTCATCTTCTGCTTAAATTTGGAACTTTCCCGAAACAGATCTACACAAGTTTCCCGAATCCAAGTTGCACTCaaaaacccttgctcataaaCTCAATCGCAAAACCCCAGGTTGAAGCCTCAGAGCGCGAACTCAAAACTCGCGAAGAAAACCCTAGATCCAATCTCGAGCCTTCGATCATCATTggagcttcagatggcggaaccCTCGAGTGCCGATGCgggcgtccttggtctgaaggtaaaactccgacctttcGCTAATTTAATGAAGTGATTTTTCAAAcccttgaagcattaaatgatatttgtgacagttcaattacttgtaagctaggcatattatttgttagtgtgaagtatgtgcttgttagtgtaaagcttgtgtgtgtttgtgtgaagcttttgaaaatttaaagtgcaagtaaaaagggtatttttgtaattatggaaaaactagggttgtttttgcaaaatgtattaggatgtgaggtaacttcaaaataagtgaagggtggttttgcaaacatgtttttcttactttatgtcctgtaaaaatatatatttatccaaaaagttgcattagaaatgcatgtgttgaattgtataaaaatttgggtaaagttgtgaaaataggggtatttatgtaattttataaaagtataagtccttttatgcaagtagttgatttacaaaagtaattctcaaagttactcaggactaaagtgtaaaaggtgcaagtcatcatgacatgtttatccaatcattatgacgtgtttatcccgtcatcatgacctatcataaatacttgcatttaggtcctaaatgttatgaagttgcactctttaggacaaaagtaattcaaatccaacctttgttcaaaatttcatgtgtaaagatataaattttgagtttttgaacttgagccctaaagcaatgttgtagagtttgaaaaactctccaactttcgttttgggcatttcttcattagggttttagattaatgagaaattatgctttacagaaaggtccctgcaattttctaaaattgcgcataagtccttgggagaattctatttctccttctcctctgttcttcttttCTCTGCCGTTCCTTTTTTCCCCCATCGGCGGCGGCTCTATCTGGGCACCTCctccctgcctccctccctctcttcctcccggcctgagcgagcggcggcgcatAGGCGCGCGTGTGCGCGAGGGGGCCGGATGCGCGGCGCAGGCGTGCGTGGAGGCGTGGCCGCCCGAGGCTGGCGGCTGCGGCACGCGTGGGCACGGGCGGCGCGAGCGGGCACgcgggcggctccaggcggcggcgcggctggtgGCGTTGGCGTGCGGTGCAGCGCTGGTGGCGTGTGCGGCACGCGAGACCAGGCGGCGTTGGAACGGGTTTGGGACCGGCGGAGCGTGCAGGACTGGAGCGTGCGGGTGGAGCTCCGGCGCGGCAGTTTGGCGTGGACTAGCACGAGGACAGCAAGGCCCCGCGCGTGGAGTACCTGGTGGTGGTCTGGCGCGGGCGGCCGCAGtaggcgtggcgcgggccaaggGCACACGCGACTCGGGCATGTGCAGGTGCGGCGCGACAAGGTCGGGGTGAGTGCGGGTccagcagaggaggaggagtagcGAGGAAGTGGACGTGCGTGCAGCAGAGGCACGCGCAAGAGAGTAGAGGAGCAGTAGAGGCGGGTTTGGTAGCAGTTTGTCTGCAAACAGCATGGCATCCAGGGCCTCCTCCCATGGTTCGACCACATCGAGTGCTCGGCGTGGGGCGGCTGAGGCCACGGATGGTGATGCGGCTACGCTTGTGGCGCGGCAagctcggaaggagaagctatgcagcagcacgaggcggtcgaggcggaaacagcgCGGCGCGGGtccgacgcgcagcgcaagaccggcggcggtggtaggccggccctgatggagtcacagcaggtggagagggcggcggagttgcaaGACCCGGAGGTCCAGGCAGATTTGGACTGTCACATCCGCGggtgcgagcgggagtgttctaccggtggccggctcggctcgattccgcaggcgagtgcgcgtgcaaggcaacaggccacgcgcgagcaagttgagggccagtggtgtgagagcagaacgggaacagcacgcaggagatgcgaccaggcgtggcgatcctgcaggaggctacgcgggtgtgccgactgtgtttctgcagcacacgcgcgtgagcagaggaggcttagcccgtgagcaggaaaaccctgaggttggCGGagaagttggcatagcgaaccaatcagGCTCCATCGTCTCCTCCCATAA
The genomic region above belongs to Panicum hallii strain FIL2 chromosome 4, PHallii_v3.1, whole genome shotgun sequence and contains:
- the LOC112890469 gene encoding secreted acidic protein 1A-like, translating into MASSSSASSVISIESESTREDAEEWDCQAWAEDDGSLTNSEDLQLLLGEELDEDDDDDMSWEWDFSTSEEEVDDASTENDSAAGGFSGDGGGDDSSIDDDSSDDDSDIGAAPPIKRRKVLGTYWW